In a genomic window of Streptomyces pristinaespiralis:
- a CDS encoding acetoacetate decarboxylase family protein, whose amino-acid sequence MNHPPDPAPHKPLSPEALRYPPPPWRLSGTMWSGLFPTHHRPRVPRGLSVLLPRHLVIAAIRYLDGDLHYNEFLIAGLVRRGNRIGPYVHHIWVDSPVSQVGGREIWGLDKQLARFDWTDRQVRITTDLGAQITLAAGPEPRAAAPLMLPLPVFTPVAGNLTYAVARARLHAGPTRLSLPHWPDELPRLSDHTTRLALEVPHFHAAMPAPRPVPEAARSRP is encoded by the coding sequence ATGAATCATCCACCAGACCCTGCACCGCACAAGCCCTTGTCGCCGGAGGCTCTCCGCTACCCGCCGCCACCGTGGCGCCTGTCCGGCACGATGTGGTCGGGACTCTTCCCCACGCACCACCGGCCCCGGGTGCCTCGCGGCCTTTCCGTACTGCTGCCCCGGCACCTGGTGATCGCCGCGATCCGCTACCTGGACGGGGACCTGCACTACAACGAATTCCTGATCGCCGGCCTCGTACGCCGTGGCAACCGCATCGGCCCCTACGTCCACCACATCTGGGTCGACAGCCCGGTCTCCCAGGTGGGCGGCCGCGAAATCTGGGGACTGGACAAGCAACTGGCCCGCTTCGACTGGACCGACCGGCAGGTGCGCATCACCACCGACCTCGGCGCACAGATCACCCTCGCCGCCGGGCCGGAGCCGCGCGCGGCGGCGCCCCTGATGCTTCCGCTTCCGGTGTTCACACCCGTCGCCGGCAACCTCACCTACGCCGTCGCACGCGCACGCCTGCACGCCGGCCCGACCCGGCTGTCACTCCCTCACTGGCCCGACGAACTCCCCCGCCTGAGCGACCACACCACCCGCCTCGCCCTGGAGGTCCCCCACTTCCACGCGGCGATGCCCGCGCCCCGGCCGGTACCGGAAGCCGCGCGCTCTCGCCCCTGA
- a CDS encoding ATP-dependent endonuclease gives MDELRRFRLALVAWAAGGAEAGAAAATARELAGDVRTIVLVEGSSDQVALQALAARHSRDLEAEGVAVVPLGGATNIGHFLNICGPPGLGLPLAGLCDIGEERHFRRHLERVGLGSGLTQAGLEALGFHVCVADLEDELIRAHGADGVQQVIEAQGEMRPFLTFQGQPAQRERPVEHQLRRFMGTHSGRKALYAQALITHLDLERVPRPLERLLTHV, from the coding sequence GTGGACGAGTTGAGGCGATTCCGCCTGGCGCTGGTGGCTTGGGCGGCCGGCGGAGCGGAGGCGGGTGCGGCGGCCGCGACGGCGCGCGAACTGGCCGGCGATGTGCGGACGATCGTGCTCGTCGAGGGCAGCAGCGACCAGGTCGCACTCCAAGCGCTGGCCGCCCGCCACAGTCGCGACCTCGAGGCCGAGGGCGTCGCGGTAGTACCCCTCGGGGGTGCGACCAACATCGGCCACTTCCTGAACATATGCGGTCCCCCTGGGCTCGGCCTCCCTCTCGCGGGTCTCTGCGACATCGGCGAGGAGCGGCATTTCCGGCGTCATCTGGAGCGGGTCGGGCTCGGGTCCGGTCTCACACAGGCCGGGCTGGAGGCACTCGGGTTCCATGTGTGTGTCGCCGACCTGGAGGACGAGCTGATCCGCGCTCACGGGGCCGACGGTGTGCAGCAGGTGATCGAGGCCCAGGGCGAGATGCGCCCCTTCCTCACCTTCCAGGGTCAGCCGGCCCAGCGGGAACGGCCCGTGGAGCACCAGCTGCGGCGCTTCATGGGCACGCACAGCGGTCGCAAGGCGCTCTACGCGCAGGCGCTGATCACTCACCTGGACCTCGAACGCGTGCCCCGGCCGCTGGAGCGCCTCCTCACCCACGTCTGA
- a CDS encoding MinD/ParA family ATP-binding protein, whose translation MTNDGPVTRGDPAPGQGAETAFASPPSCAPAEWTAGGGCSGGLGHSAAIELSSDRLLRDKHGVRRGLRRLRLGGRAGERARGEKRAVLRTPVMECYKIAVISLKGGGEATTTAALGATLATERQDRVVAIDANPDGGALSRRARRETGATIRDLVADLPNLTTYMAVRRYTSQASSGLEILADDVDPATSRAVSDEDYRRAVGCLGRHYPIILTDSGIGLLHSTMRGVLALADQLILVASSGGGGAAGAGTALDWLTVQGYGDLVRRSITVVAETRDSRVEVDAVAGHLRHRCRGVVVTPFDKHLAAGTEVEPARMKARTRDAYLGLAALVAADFARTRPGAAGRGPAPRPGHDDGRRSLPSGVG comes from the coding sequence ATGACGAATGACGGCCCCGTCACCCGCGGGGACCCCGCACCCGGCCAGGGCGCCGAGACCGCCTTCGCGTCGCCGCCGTCCTGTGCTCCCGCGGAGTGGACGGCAGGCGGCGGGTGCAGTGGCGGGCTGGGGCACAGCGCCGCCATCGAGCTCTCCTCCGACCGTTTGCTGCGCGACAAGCACGGCGTGCGTCGAGGCTTGAGGAGGCTGCGCCTCGGCGGCAGGGCGGGGGAGCGGGCGCGGGGGGAGAAGCGGGCCGTGCTCCGTACTCCGGTGATGGAGTGCTACAAGATCGCGGTCATCAGTCTCAAGGGTGGAGGAGAGGCGACCACCACGGCCGCGTTGGGCGCGACGCTGGCCACGGAGCGCCAGGACCGGGTCGTCGCGATCGACGCGAACCCGGATGGCGGCGCCCTCAGCCGCCGTGCGCGTCGTGAGACCGGGGCAACCATCCGCGACCTGGTGGCCGACCTCCCGAACCTCACCACCTACATGGCGGTACGCCGCTACACGTCGCAGGCGTCGAGCGGCTTGGAGATTCTTGCCGATGACGTGGACCCCGCCACTTCGCGGGCTGTCAGCGACGAGGACTACCGCCGGGCCGTGGGCTGTCTCGGACGGCACTACCCGATCATTCTCACCGACTCCGGCATCGGACTGCTGCACAGCACCATGCGTGGTGTCCTGGCCCTCGCTGATCAACTGATCCTCGTCGCCTCGTCCGGCGGGGGCGGCGCGGCCGGCGCCGGCACCGCCCTGGACTGGCTCACGGTCCAGGGCTACGGGGACCTCGTCCGGCGCAGCATCACGGTGGTGGCAGAGACCCGCGACTCCAGAGTCGAAGTGGACGCGGTCGCGGGCCACTTGCGTCACCGGTGCCGTGGCGTGGTGGTGACCCCCTTCGACAAGCACCTCGCGGCAGGCACCGAGGTGGAACCGGCACGGATGAAGGCACGGACCCGAGACGCCTACCTCGGCCTGGCCGCGCTCGTCGCCGCCGACTTCGCCCGCACCCGGCCCGGCGCCGCAGGCCGGGGCCCCGCTCCGCGTCCTGGTCACGACGACGGCCGGCGTTCTCTCCCCTCCGGTGTCGGGTGA
- a CDS encoding FhaA domain-containing protein — translation MGTLNKLEQRFEALVNGAFAKVFKSAVQPLEFVGALRRECDINARIWDRERTVTPNHFVVELNPTDHELHGPCLVMLGEELVEKVREYAEAQRYSFVGPLKVQLQRADDLDAGLYRVRSRIEVPPETAEAGLRHPAWRRQGQAGEPPVRALIGDKQVLTADQFIALNLRVGDNGMLVRADPRSPATPDPLRRSAGSETKGANIGALRRAGRAAPALRTGSGGPRPAGPARERAERPIRTGAPDGVPEVQQESAPAGRSALPVAGSADSSGKEAPRHGPEKPAGPVTTEHCRDHAGPLPEKPSNSANGLHSMTNDRDISVDGAVSGSAQEYTDSPDQAPPDGDAPSTRPAGGQELRNGMAPVDGGMPQPPNPVRLPSDDLTPLSRPYVRADQLSPAVTRPPYSPRPPLPYAPAEWTAREGHSGGLGHSSAADLSSDRLLRNKHGVRRGLKKLRLGRSAEREREQKLALLRAPVMECYKIAVISLKGGVGKTTTTTALGATLASERQDRVVAIDANPDAGTLSRRTRRETGATIRDLVADIPNLNNYMAVRRYTSQSSSGLEILANDVDPAISTAFNDEDYRRVVGCLGQHYPIILTDSGTGLLHSAMRGVLDLADQLIIVATSSVDGATSASTTLDWLNAQGYADLVQRSITVVSETRKTSKMVKVNEVVAHFRARCRGVVVTPFDEHLAAGAEVELSQMKARTRDAYFNLAALVAADFARTQPAAAGWSTTTRPGYNTASLFSAPAWG, via the coding sequence GTGGGAACGCTGAACAAGTTGGAGCAGCGCTTCGAGGCCCTGGTCAATGGTGCCTTCGCCAAGGTTTTCAAGTCCGCTGTGCAGCCACTGGAGTTCGTAGGGGCGCTGCGACGAGAGTGCGACATCAACGCCAGGATCTGGGACCGCGAGCGCACGGTGACGCCCAACCATTTCGTGGTCGAGCTCAATCCCACCGACCACGAACTTCACGGACCCTGCCTCGTGATGCTCGGTGAAGAGCTGGTCGAGAAGGTGCGCGAGTACGCCGAAGCGCAGCGGTACTCGTTCGTGGGCCCCCTGAAGGTGCAGCTGCAGCGCGCGGACGACCTTGATGCCGGGCTCTACCGCGTACGCAGCCGGATCGAGGTCCCGCCCGAGACCGCGGAAGCCGGGCTCCGTCATCCGGCATGGCGACGCCAGGGCCAGGCCGGAGAGCCTCCCGTGCGGGCGCTCATCGGGGACAAGCAGGTGCTGACGGCGGACCAGTTCATAGCCCTCAACCTGCGCGTCGGGGACAACGGAATGCTGGTTCGCGCCGACCCCCGCTCTCCCGCCACGCCTGATCCGCTCCGACGTTCCGCCGGGTCCGAGACGAAGGGCGCCAATATCGGCGCGCTGCGCCGTGCGGGGCGGGCGGCACCGGCCCTGCGTACCGGTTCCGGCGGCCCTCGGCCGGCCGGCCCGGCACGGGAGAGAGCGGAGCGCCCGATTCGAACCGGCGCCCCGGACGGTGTCCCCGAGGTCCAGCAAGAGAGTGCCCCCGCCGGGCGATCAGCGCTCCCGGTGGCGGGATCAGCCGACTCCTCCGGCAAAGAAGCCCCACGTCACGGCCCCGAGAAGCCCGCTGGCCCGGTGACGACGGAGCACTGCCGTGACCACGCCGGCCCCTTGCCTGAAAAGCCTTCCAATTCTGCGAACGGACTGCACAGCATGACCAACGACCGTGACATCAGCGTGGACGGTGCCGTATCCGGCTCGGCCCAGGAGTACACCGACTCACCAGACCAGGCGCCACCGGACGGGGACGCCCCAAGCACCCGGCCGGCCGGCGGCCAAGAACTCCGGAACGGCATGGCTCCCGTCGACGGGGGCATGCCTCAGCCGCCGAACCCCGTCCGGCTTCCCTCGGACGACCTCACGCCTCTTTCGCGCCCCTACGTCAGGGCGGACCAACTGTCACCCGCCGTCACCCGGCCGCCGTACTCCCCACGCCCGCCGCTGCCCTACGCTCCCGCGGAGTGGACGGCACGGGAGGGGCACAGCGGAGGGCTGGGGCACAGCTCGGCCGCCGATCTCTCCTCCGACCGGCTTCTGCGCAACAAGCACGGCGTCCGTCGAGGTCTGAAGAAGCTGCGCCTCGGCAGGAGCGCAGAGCGGGAGCGCGAGCAGAAGCTCGCCCTCCTGCGCGCTCCGGTGATGGAGTGCTACAAGATCGCGGTCATCAGTCTCAAAGGCGGGGTCGGCAAGACCACTACGACGACCGCCTTGGGCGCGACGCTCGCCTCGGAGCGCCAGGACCGGGTCGTCGCCATCGACGCCAACCCGGACGCCGGAACCCTCAGCCGCCGTACACGCCGCGAGACCGGGGCGACCATCCGTGACCTGGTGGCCGACATCCCGAACCTCAACAACTACATGGCGGTACGCCGCTACACGTCCCAGTCCTCGAGCGGACTGGAGATCCTTGCCAATGACGTGGACCCCGCCATTTCGACGGCATTCAACGACGAGGACTACCGACGGGTCGTCGGCTGCCTCGGACAGCACTACCCGATCATCCTCACCGACTCCGGCACCGGCCTGCTGCACAGCGCCATGCGCGGTGTCCTGGACCTCGCCGACCAACTGATCATCGTCGCCACGTCGAGTGTGGACGGCGCGACCAGCGCGAGCACCACCCTGGACTGGCTCAACGCGCAGGGTTACGCGGACCTCGTCCAGCGCAGCATCACCGTGGTGTCCGAGACGCGCAAGACCAGCAAGATGGTCAAGGTGAACGAGGTGGTGGCCCACTTCCGTGCCCGCTGCCGCGGCGTGGTGGTGACGCCCTTCGACGAGCACCTCGCCGCGGGCGCCGAGGTGGAACTGTCGCAGATGAAGGCACGGACCCGCGACGCCTACTTCAATCTGGCCGCGCTCGTCGCCGCGGACTTCGCCCGCACCCAGCCCGCCGCCGCGGGCTGGAGCACCACCACCCGCCCCGGCTACAACACGGCCAGCCTGTTCTCCGCTCCTGCCTGGGGCTGA